Part of the Zea mays cultivar B73 chromosome 4, Zm-B73-REFERENCE-NAM-5.0, whole genome shotgun sequence genome is shown below.
TTCAAGTGTATCACCGTTGTTACTTCCATAACGTGCTAACAGGTATAACACTGTAGTTTCTTTTTAATATGCACTAGTCAAGTTACTGTCAGTGCTCCAGTTATAGTAAAAAAAATTCATGGGAGAAGGCACTGGTGATAATTTAGACATGTCAATTCTAACAAGAATTGCTACAAACGATGCACCGCTGTTGAAATTTGGAATTATTCTGTGTCTGTTAAAGTTTAGGTCTatcgatgtgaaaagtgcctctaGTTTCACTGCTATCCTTGCCATCAAAATCGTGTTCTTGCGTTATTGTCACTCATGTCCATCATGATGCCCTGGGCACCTTCATTGCTTAACCATGAAGCAAGCTGCAATTTTCTAACGTCTTTGCGCTCTGTCCTGTTCGTCATGTGCATCATACCTTGCATGTTTCAATCGTCCACTTTGCACATTGCATATTTACTGAGCTTTGTAAGGTTCTTGCTCTGACATAGGGCTAACTCTGAATCTGGTGCCGCTCAGATGCTGGAATCATTGATACCACCCGAATATTGTTCATTTTTTGTAGTAGTTAGAATAACACCTTTTTTTCCTTTGCATTATGCTGCCTAGTGGTGTGGTACCCATGGTAGTATTCCCCCATCATGGATCATCACCCATGTTGGCATGTTGCACTCACTCAATGTTGTTATGTACAAATTTAAGTGCATCAGAGTTGTTGCTTTTATAGTATGCCAACATGGATAACCCTGTGATTACTTTTATGCAGTCAAATTTGTCAAGCTACTGTTGATGCTCCAGATATAGTAGAAAACCATGGGAGAAGTTAGTGATGATAATTCCAACATGTCCTTTCTAAAAAGAATCGCTACAAGTGACGTGCCACTGTTGAAAGAGTATGGTGTGAATGGAGTTGTTGTCGCCCTGCTTCTGGCTGTAGTTACTCCTGTCCTGCTTTCCATGATGTTTGGCAAGAAGACAAAGCAAAGGGCGGTGCGAGCTGATGTGGGTGGAGAGGAGGGATTTGCAATGCGGAACAACAGGTTTTCCTCCTTAGTTGAAGTCCCATGGGAGGGCGCCACGACAATGTCAGCTCTGTTCGAGATGGCCAGCAAAAAGTACTCTCGACAGAGGTGTCTTGGCACGAGGAAGCTAATTAAGAGGGAATTTATGGAATCTTCTGATGGTAGGAAGTTTGAGAAACTGCACCTTGGTGAATATGAATGGGATACCTACACTGAGGCATTTAATCGtgcatgtaatttttcttctggACTTATCAAGATGGGCCACGACCTAGATAGTCATGCTGCTATCTTCTCTGATACAAGAGCTGAGTGGATCATTGCTGCTCAGGTAATCAAATAATGCATGCCACTGTATCAGGACACCCGTTGGAACTTGTGAAGCTCTCTGACTGTAGAATCATCTTTTTTCTTTTAGGGATGCTTCCGACAAAATTTAACGGTTGTAACAATATATGCATCTCTTGGTGAGGATGCATTGGTGCATTCACTAAATGAGGTAATGTGGATTTGGTGCACTGTCATACAGTTTTTATTTTtttggtgggggggggggggtcatctTTCCTTGGACTCTATCCAGTTGAGAACTACTCCGTATGCAATTAGCCAATTACGTTTGTATGTAGTCTTTATTTAACTTGATAGCTTTAGAAACAAACCTGTATGTCAGTTGTTTATAAGTGCTTGATGTCCGTATCAGAACGTGCTTAGTGCTTACTGGTATACTCCCTCCGGTGCAGTAAAAGAAGTCATCCTGCGCGTGACCGAGCGTGCACAAAAAGAAGTCATAGCACGCGTGGGTCTGGGATTTGGACGTTGTTGCCCCTAGTAATTGCACAAAAAAAGATGCATTTAATAGGAATCGAACTTGAGACCTCCAGTCTAGAATGCCTTGGAGCTGCTGCAGCAACCAATCAAGCCTGATTGTTTTAGTGATGTTAATGCACCCATATCCCTATTTAATAGGGGCAAACAGGGaaaactctatgataattaatcACTCCTTGGTATGCACAATCATGTCCTAAATGACTACCTTTACTGCACTGGAGGGAGTACATTATTTCGAGTCCAAGTGTTGAAGTACTGGAGGAACTCAATGAGCACTGAGCAGCAATTCATTTGGTCACACATCTTAAATACTCCTTTGTTGAATTTCAGACACAGGTTTCAACTCTGATATGTGATTCGAAGCAACTTAAGAAGATACCTGCAATCAGCTATAAATTGCAGAGTCTTAGGCGTATTATCTATATTGAGGATGAACCTGTCGAGGCTGAGACACTGAACCAAGTGAAGCATTTGACAACATTGTCTTTCACTGAAGTAGAGGAGCTTGGCAAGACATCTCATGTTGATGCAAGGTTACCTTCAGGCTCTGATACTGCAGTTATCATGTATACAAGCGGAAGTACTGGTCTTCCCAAGGTATACTGTTGATCAAAGATTTTGCAATTTTTTATGTGTTCATAATCTTGTAATTTCCATGAACATAAACAAAAAAGTTGAAAGGAGACTGGTGCTGAATAAAAAATCAGAACCCACAGTTGGTCCCAATATTTGCTTGGATATATGTGAGTGTCCTTACTTGATGCAGAATCTACAGTGGCAGGACCAATTGGGTCATTACGAGTGATGTGGAACAAATGAGCCACATCTTGATGTTCATTGCAGAATTTTTTAGTCTAATGCATAGATGATAACTAACACTGCAAAATTTATAGTGGTCAAAGCTTTCACTTGACATTGCTTATAAAATATGCATACCAAACTCTGATGCTAGTGCACTAAAATGTGTAAGAACTGAAAGACTAGTTTTCTGGAGTTTATCATGCCACATCGACTAGTTAGTTATGTTGTAGCATGTTAGGGGTTTAGTTTCTTCCTATGATTTTTATTGCTGAAATCATTGTTTTACTAGGTGTGTTCCTCTCCTGTAATTTAATTATTCATTTCGATGTAGGGTGTAATGATCACACATGGCAACATGGTGGCCACAACTGCAGCAGTCATGACAATAGTCCCAAACCTTGGCATGAAtgatgtttatctggcttatcttCCATTGGCTCATGTCTTTGAACTAGCAGGGGAGGTGATATATATATTATAATTCATATACATGTTGTTTTACAAGAGTTGCCACTATCTTtaatgatacgatgttgtcaatCCAGACTGTCATGTTAGCTTCTGGCAGTGCCATTGGATATGGTTCAGCATTAACTATGACTGATACATCGAACAAGATTAAGAAGGGAACAAAAGGAGATGTTTCTGTACTGAATCCTACTCTTATGATTTCAGTTCCTGCAATTTTGGATCGTATCAGAGATGCAGTATTTAAGAAAGTGAGTTTATTTCTTGAATTTTATATTTCCACCAAATGCCCTTGATTAGCATTGTTACTGTTAGAATATTCTATGTATATGGTAATTATAACCTAGCATAGAATGCTTTGGCTAAACGTTCCTTTGTATAGTCACCATTGTGCTCAGCTTTTTGTGGTGCAACTATGCTCAATTGATAAAAGTGGTACATAACTTGACCAAGCTTTAGATTTTGAGTACCCCTCTCTTTTGGCATATCTTGTCACACTTTTAATTTTGTGGCTAGAATATGAGGTCACTGTTAAGAGAGTTCATTTGTTTCATGTGGTAGGATTTCCAGGCAGTTATACAAGGTCACATACTATGCAGACAACCATGCTTCTATGTCTTTGAATTAGATTGGCATGCTGATTTTCAATAAcacatactccctccgtttctttttatttgtcgctggatagtgcaattttacactatccagcgacaaataaaaagaaacggagggagtaattaACTTCCTTTAATGGCATTAATCATGTAGGATCATGAGTAAGCAATCAACAATTTTTTATTGGGAAAATTAATGTTTCTATTTCTCTTTCCAGGTTGGTGAGAAGGGTGGCCTGACAAAAAAGCTGTTTGATTTTTCATATAAGCGAAATATTGCAGCAATTGAAGGGAGTTGGTTTGGATCTTGGGCACCAGAGAGGATGTTATGGGATCACATTATTTATAAACCAATACGGGCAATGCTTGGAGGACGTCTAAGATTTGTTCTTTGTGGTGGTGCACCTCTGTCAAGTGACACACAAAGATTTATGAATATATGTCTAGGGTAATGTCTTCTCCCCTGCTTATCTCAAATTACAATTTATTATCTTAGCTGATCGAATGTATGGTATAATATGATTCTTAGTTATGGAACAGTATATCATTGAGATCCTATATTCCACTAGGCTCAGAATCTTCAACTAGTTGTTATACATGAAACTCTTAAACATAGTTACTTGGTTCGTAGCAGCTGTAAATTCATTCCCATACATTTGACTAGGGATTGTTAGACTATGAATTTGCAATCATAGTTTGCTTTTAAAAGCTCTTGACCAGTGTTCTTGTTGAATTAAAAAAAAACTCGGCCAGGGAGGGTAAGGTATTATCTTAATAGAAGGCCACGACAACGGTCCCGACTGAGAAACCCCTGATTTCTTGTTGAATGTACACAAATGACAAATTTGACATGCTCATATTGGGTCCAGGTCCATGTTATCCTGATTCAGTCATTATCAGTTGTATTAGTTCATTCTTAAATATGTAGAGTTATTATTATTCTGAATTTCCTTGCTGATTCAAAGGTGATAAACTGAAGAGTACTAATCAGTGGAATTTTCTACATTCAATCGCATGTGTAGCCTATGAACTTTCCTGACAAGGCAAGTTGTTTCCTTTGTTTCTTGTCCTTAATATGCTACTTAATTGTTGCTGCAGTGTCCCAGTGGGTCAAGGCTATGGATTGACTGAAACTTGTGCTGGAGCAGCTTTCACTGAATGGGATGATACAAGTGTGGGTCGTGTTGGTCCACCACTTCCTTGTTGCTATGTGAAGGTTTGTGTTCACGAATTTGATGTTTGCTGGATCTGTTAACAAATATATTTGATATTCATGTGGCAGATGTAGCAGATGAAACCTGCATTAAAAGGAATGAGTGATAGATTTAAGTGTCTGAGAGTGTCATGCTTGGCACTTTTTCTGGATGCACTTTATCAACCACATAGCTAAGAATTTTAGTTTCTTTCAATGGAATGCTCAAACTTTCCTGTTACATACTTGCCCCCAACTATTTATCTGATTTTGATTCCCTAACAAGTACACTGGACACTTCCACTTCCCTGAAAGACTCCTCTTACCAGCATGTCCAGGCCTTAATTATCTGAAATATGTTATTTTTTTTCGTTGAACCAATGTAGCTTGTCTCATGGGAAGAAGGTGGTTACAAGATTTCTGATTCTCCAATGCCGAGAGGAGAGGTCGCGGTTGGTGGACACAGTATAACAAAAGGTTATTTCAACAATGAAGCAAAGACGAACGAAGTATACAAGGTAAGATTCTATCAGAGGTCCAGAACATTATAG
Proteins encoded:
- the LOC100304373 gene encoding long chain acyl-CoA synthetase 8 isoform X1; the encoded protein is MGEVSDDNSNMSFLKRIATSDVPLLKEYGVNGVVVALLLAVVTPVLLSMMFGKKTKQRAVRADVGGEEGFAMRNNRFSSLVEVPWEGATTMSALFEMASKKYSRQRCLGTRKLIKREFMESSDGRKFEKLHLGEYEWDTYTEAFNRACNFSSGLIKMGHDLDSHAAIFSDTRAEWIIAAQGCFRQNLTVVTIYASLGEDALVHSLNETQVSTLICDSKQLKKIPAISYKLQSLRRIIYIEDEPVEAETLNQVKHLTTLSFTEVEELGKTSHVDARLPSGSDTAVIMYTSGSTGLPKGVMITHGNMVATTAAVMTIVPNLGMNDVYLAYLPLAHVFELAGETVMLASGSAIGYGSALTMTDTSNKIKKGTKGDVSVLNPTLMISVPAILDRIRDAVFKKVGEKGGLTKKLFDFSYKRNIAAIEGSWFGSWAPERMLWDHIIYKPIRAMLGGRLRFVLCGGAPLSSDTQRFMNICLGVPVGQGYGLTETCAGAAFTEWDDTSVGRVGPPLPCCYVKLVSWEEGGYKISDSPMPRGEVAVGGHSITKGYFNNEAKTNEVYKVDERGIRWFYTGDIGQFHPDGCLEIIDRKKDIVKLQHGEYVSLGKVESALATSNYVENIMVYADPFHNYCVALVVPAHQALEKWAQNSGMNYEGFGELCQNDRAIKEVQQSLSKAAKAARLEKFEVPAKIVLLPEPWTPESGLVTAALKLKREQIKAKFKGDLDKLYH
- the LOC100304373 gene encoding Long chain acyl-CoA synthetase 8 (The RefSeq protein has 1 substitution compared to this genomic sequence) encodes the protein MGEVSDDNSNMSFLKRIATSDVPLLKEYGVNGVVVALLLAVVTPVLLSMMFGKKTKQRAVRADVGGEEGFAMRNNRFSSLVEVPWEGATTMSALFEMASKKYSRQRCLGTRKLIKREFMESSDGRKFEKLHLGEYEWDTYTEAFNRACNFSSGLIKMGHDLDSHAAIFSDTRAEWIIAAQGCFRQNLTVVTIYASLGEDALVHSLNETQVSTLICDSKQLKKIPAISYKLQSLRRIIYIEDEPVEAETLNQVKHLTTLSFTEVEELGKTSHVDARLPSGSDTAVIMYTSGSTGLPKGVMITHGNMVATTAAVMTIVPNLGMNDVYLAYLPLAHVFELAGETVMLASGSAIGYGSALTMTDTSNKIKKGTKGDVSVLNPTLMISVPAILDRIRDAVFKKVGEKGGLTKKLFDFSYKRNIAAIEGSWFGSWAPERMLWDHIIYKPIRAMLGGRLRFVLCGGAPLSSDTQRFMNICLGVPVGQGYGLTETCAGAAFTEWDDTSVGRVGPPLPCCYVKLVSWEEGGYKISDSPMPRGEVVVGGHSITKGYFNNEAKTNEVYKVDERGIRWFYTGDIGQFHPDGCLEIIDRKKDIVKLQHGEYVSLGKVESALATSNYVENIMVYADPFHNYCVALVVPAHQALEKWAQNSGMNYEGFGELCQNDRAIKEVQQSLSKAAKAARLEKFEVPAKIVLLPEPWTPESGLVTAALKLKREQIKAKFKGDLDKLYH